The Caulobacter sp. FWC26 genome contains a region encoding:
- a CDS encoding ABC transporter ATP-binding protein gives MTSIISVQGLTKTYASGHQALKRIDLDIRQGEIFALLGPNGAGKTTLISIICGIVNPSQGVILADGHDVVRDYRAARTKIGLVPQELHTDAFETVWATVSFSRGLFGKPRNDALIEKILRDLSLWDKKDSKIMALSGGMKRRVMIAKALSHEPTILFLDEPTAGVDVELRRDMWEMVRKLRESGVTIILTTHYIEEAEEMADRIGVINKGEIILVEDKTVLMRKLGKKQLTVHLKEPLSALPAALADASLSLANEGADLVYTFDAQAEDTGIAELLGRLSEQGVEFKDLKTDQSSLEDIFVSLVRAPQ, from the coding sequence GTGACATCCATCATTTCGGTACAGGGTCTGACCAAGACCTATGCGTCGGGCCATCAGGCCCTCAAGCGGATCGATCTCGACATTCGGCAGGGCGAAATCTTCGCGCTCCTGGGGCCGAACGGGGCGGGCAAGACCACCCTGATCAGCATTATCTGCGGCATCGTCAATCCAAGCCAGGGCGTGATCCTGGCCGACGGCCACGACGTGGTGCGCGACTATCGCGCCGCCCGCACCAAGATCGGCCTCGTGCCGCAGGAGCTGCACACCGACGCCTTCGAGACGGTGTGGGCCACGGTCAGCTTCTCGCGCGGACTGTTCGGCAAGCCGCGCAACGACGCCCTGATCGAGAAGATCCTTCGCGACCTGTCGCTCTGGGACAAGAAGGACAGCAAGATCATGGCGCTGTCGGGCGGCATGAAGCGCCGGGTGATGATCGCCAAGGCGCTGAGCCATGAGCCGACCATCCTGTTCCTGGACGAGCCGACGGCCGGCGTCGACGTCGAGCTGCGGCGCGACATGTGGGAGATGGTCCGCAAGCTGCGTGAGAGCGGCGTCACGATCATCCTGACCACCCACTATATCGAGGAGGCCGAGGAGATGGCCGACCGGATCGGGGTGATCAACAAGGGCGAGATCATCCTTGTCGAGGACAAGACCGTCCTGATGCGCAAGCTGGGCAAGAAGCAGCTGACCGTGCACCTGAAGGAGCCGCTGTCCGCCCTGCCCGCCGCCCTGGCCGACGCCTCGCTCAGCCTGGCCAATGAGGGCGCCGACCTCGTCTATACGTTTGACGCCCAGGCCGAGGACACGGGCATCGCCGAGCTGCTGGGACGCCTCTCTGAGCAGGGCGTCGAGTTCAAGGACCTGAAGACCGACCAGAGCTCGCTGGAAGACATCTTCGTCAGCCTGGTGAGGGCCCCGCAATGA
- a CDS encoding NfeD family protein — translation MDAIAGFHALHPFWLWLAVAAAFLAVEVATGTGWLLWSAASAFVVGIVAQLLPMSFVIELGLFAALAIASTFLAKRYLRPVLDATGPDLNDPMQRLVGQRGQVLSTFEQGRGRVFIDGKDWAAETDEAIPAISQEVVVVAVAGAILKVRKIPA, via the coding sequence ATGGACGCGATCGCCGGCTTCCACGCGCTGCATCCCTTCTGGCTCTGGCTGGCCGTGGCGGCCGCCTTCCTGGCCGTCGAGGTGGCCACAGGCACGGGGTGGCTGCTGTGGTCAGCCGCCAGCGCCTTCGTCGTCGGGATCGTCGCTCAACTTCTGCCGATGAGCTTCGTCATCGAGCTGGGCCTTTTCGCGGCCCTGGCGATCGCGTCGACCTTCCTGGCCAAGCGCTATCTGCGGCCGGTGCTGGACGCCACGGGACCGGACCTCAACGACCCCATGCAGCGTCTGGTCGGCCAGCGCGGCCAGGTCCTGTCGACGTTCGAGCAAGGGCGTGGCCGCGTCTTCATCGACGGCAAGGACTGGGCGGCCGAGACCGACGAAGCGATCCCCGCGATCAGCCAGGAGGTCGTGGTCGTCGCAGTGGCCGGCGCGATCCTGAAGGTGCGCAAGATCCCGGCCTGA
- a CDS encoding SPFH domain-containing protein yields the protein MSGIVVLVFLVFAFVLLFSAIKIVPQGREFTVERFGRYTRTLKPGISILTPFFETVGRKVNMMEQVLDVPQQEVITKDNVSVKVDAIVFIQVMDAAAAAYRVDNLMYAITQLAQTNLRTVVGAMELDEVLSQRDAINTRLLSTIDHATGPWGVKVARIEIKDLTPPADITNAMARQMKAERERRAVITEAEGEKQAQIARAEGQKQSAILQAEGRREAAFRDAEAREREAEAEAKATAFVSEAIAKGDVNAINYFVAQKYVEAFAELAKSPQQKTVIVPADFAGLTGTVAGVGELIKSLGADTSRPTPPPRGATSAPVGGKRGE from the coding sequence TTGAGCGGCATCGTCGTACTGGTTTTTCTGGTCTTCGCCTTCGTCCTCCTGTTCAGCGCGATCAAGATCGTGCCGCAGGGGCGCGAGTTCACGGTCGAGCGCTTTGGCCGCTACACCCGCACGCTCAAGCCCGGCATCTCGATCCTGACGCCGTTCTTCGAGACGGTGGGCCGCAAGGTCAACATGATGGAGCAGGTCCTGGACGTGCCCCAGCAAGAGGTCATCACCAAGGACAACGTGTCGGTGAAGGTCGACGCCATCGTCTTCATCCAGGTCATGGACGCCGCGGCCGCCGCCTATCGGGTCGACAATCTGATGTACGCCATCACCCAGCTTGCGCAGACGAACCTGCGTACGGTGGTCGGCGCGATGGAGCTGGACGAGGTGCTCAGCCAGCGGGACGCGATCAACACGCGCCTTCTGTCCACCATCGACCACGCCACCGGCCCGTGGGGCGTCAAGGTCGCGCGGATCGAGATCAAGGACCTGACGCCGCCCGCCGACATCACCAACGCCATGGCCCGCCAGATGAAGGCCGAGCGCGAGCGGCGTGCCGTGATCACCGAGGCCGAAGGCGAGAAGCAGGCCCAGATCGCGCGCGCCGAAGGTCAGAAACAGTCGGCGATCCTGCAGGCCGAAGGGCGCCGTGAGGCCGCGTTCCGCGACGCCGAGGCCCGTGAACGGGAGGCCGAGGCCGAGGCGAAGGCGACCGCCTTCGTCTCCGAAGCCATCGCCAAGGGCGACGTCAACGCCATCAACTATTTCGTCGCCCAAAAGTACGTCGAGGCCTTCGCCGAGCTGGCCAAGAGCCCGCAGCAGAAGACCGTGATCGTCCCTGCCGACTTCGCCGGCCTGACCGGCACGGTCGCGGGCGTGGGCGAACTGATCAAGTCGCTGGGTGCCGACACGTCGCGCCCGACACCGCCCCCGCGCGGCGCGACCAGCGCCCCGGTCGGCGGCAAGCGCGGGGAGTAG
- a CDS encoding TIGR02301 family protein, producing MSRPLLIGVLLASLLAGPVLAQERPPEDRQRLLDLAYALGESHALRQACQGEGDQYWRSRMVRLTEVEQADQAFDAQMRERFNTGFASRRSEYPLCDEASRKAERAVAHKGQALAQKLSQAMREVHRAAASPDFMADEARAR from the coding sequence ATGTCGCGACCGCTTCTCATCGGCGTTCTGTTGGCGAGCCTGCTCGCCGGTCCGGTCCTGGCCCAGGAAAGGCCGCCCGAAGACCGTCAGCGTCTGCTCGATCTGGCCTATGCCCTGGGCGAGAGCCACGCCCTGCGCCAGGCCTGCCAGGGAGAGGGCGACCAGTACTGGCGCTCGCGGATGGTGCGGCTGACCGAGGTGGAACAGGCCGACCAGGCCTTCGACGCCCAGATGCGCGAACGGTTCAATACCGGCTTCGCCTCGCGTCGCAGCGAGTACCCGCTGTGCGACGAGGCCAGCCGGAAGGCCGAGCGGGCGGTGGCGCACAAAGGCCAGGCCCTGGCCCAGAAGCTTTCCCAGGCCATGCGCGAGGTTCACCGCGCCGCAGCGTCACCGGATTTCATGGCGGACGAGGCCCGAGCGCGCTAA
- a CDS encoding ABC transporter permease — protein sequence MNLYAIKAIYRFEMARWFRTLAQSVISPVLSTSLYFVVFGSAIGSRMQAIDGISYGAFIVPGLIMLSLLSESISNASFGIYMPKWAGTIYELLSAPVAWYETVAGYVGAAATKSICLGLLILATARIFVPFEIAHPFVMLLFLVLTSVTFSLFGFIIGVWADDFQKLQIVPLLIVTPLTFLGGSFYSIKMLPEIWQKITLFNPVVYLISGFRWAFYGQSDVGVGISLGMTGVFLAACLGAVWWIFRTGYRLKV from the coding sequence ATGAACCTCTACGCGATCAAGGCCATCTACAGGTTCGAGATGGCGCGGTGGTTCCGCACCCTGGCCCAGAGCGTCATCTCGCCGGTGCTGTCGACCAGCCTCTATTTCGTGGTCTTCGGCTCGGCGATCGGCTCGCGAATGCAGGCCATCGACGGGATCAGCTACGGCGCGTTCATCGTGCCGGGCCTGATCATGCTGTCGCTGCTGAGCGAAAGCATCTCCAACGCCTCGTTCGGCATCTACATGCCCAAGTGGGCGGGCACGATCTACGAGCTCCTGTCGGCGCCGGTGGCCTGGTACGAGACGGTGGCCGGCTATGTCGGCGCGGCGGCGACCAAGTCGATCTGCCTCGGCTTGCTGATCCTGGCCACCGCGCGGATCTTCGTGCCGTTCGAGATCGCCCACCCGTTCGTGATGCTGCTGTTCCTGGTGCTGACCTCGGTCACCTTCAGCCTGTTCGGCTTCATCATCGGGGTCTGGGCCGACGACTTCCAGAAGCTGCAGATCGTGCCGCTCCTGATCGTCACGCCGCTGACTTTCCTGGGCGGCAGCTTCTACTCGATCAAGATGCTGCCCGAGATCTGGCAGAAGATCACCCTGTTCAACCCGGTGGTCTATCTGATCAGTGGCTTCCGGTGGGCCTTCTACGGCCAGTCGGATGTCGGCGTCGGGATCAGCCTGGGCATGACGGGCGTGTTCCTGGCGGCGTGCCTTGGCGCGGTCTGGTGGATCTTCCGGACCGGATATCGGCTGAAGGTTTAA